The nucleotide sequence AAGATACATGGAGACTGCTGGCCGATGTGGTTCTCCATTCTTGCTACTGAAGTGTTGCAAGAACCTTTTAATGCTTGAACATTTGATAGTATGCCACTTGATTTTTCAGGAACGCAGTGGGTACTAGCTGCTCTGCAAAGTACAGCTCCTTTCCGATACGGTATCATTAGCTGTGGTTTAAGAATGAAAAATGTTAATAGTGGGGAGGGAGGACAAGACCACATGGAAAAGTCTCAGCGCACACATACTACTGTAGCATAGAAACTGCAGCAAGCTTATGTACAAGGCTGTAGTGCACCATGTTTTTTAGAGGAACAGCCATCCATTAACATAAAGATAACATGAGATTCTACTTAAGAATGTAGACAGCTTGTTTCATCCAGTTACCACTGACCTTAGGTCTGAAAGAAGTGTCTAGAAACCACCATGTGTCCTCCAAGTTTGTAACTTGCGAGGGAAGTTAGGGAGCACTTAAACCTGCACCCACCCTACTCTCAGCCCGTTGAGATTTCTTTTGTATACGTGCTGGACTTGATGCTGCTTTTGCAACAGGCAAAATACGCTAGCTCTTCTATTCCTAGTGAGGCCAGTAGTTCTTTTTAGATCAACTAGGCTTACTATATATCTAATcaagttttaaaaacaagtatGTGAGGAGTTACACTTTCCCCTTCATCCGGCCAGATCATCTACCACCTACTGGATGTCAAGGCAAGATGAAGCCTACTAAGGATACTTTATCTGGATTTTTCTGCTGCTACTGATCATGAGATAAGTGCACATCCAATAAAAGTTGTACCACTCAGGATAAACGGGATAGAATAAAGTCCATTGCACATTCTGGAAGCTGCAATGATTTATCCATCATGTTTATCTAGTAATAAAGACACTCAGAAAACAGCTAAGACTGAAGAGGCATTTTAGGCCTAGTCTCCAAGGAATCTGAGCTTGCAGATGAGTAACTGGCTGCATGCCAGCACATTAATCTTAGGAATGAGCAGGTCTACTGTTGGGGAAATGACAAGCAGCAGTTAAGGGGCAGAGAGAGCCAGCAAGCTACAGCAGATGTGCTATTACCTCCCACGTCAGCACTTGCAACATGACATGCCACTTCTACGATCTCACCAGAAGTTTTATTGAAAACTTTAAATACTTTGCAGACATGTTACATGACTTCCCAGCTGGGAACCTGGACAATATGAAACAATGGGAGTTTGATGCAGAACAATTTCCCCCTCAGCCACAGACTCATTAGTGCTCTTCAGCCAGCTTCTCAGCCTTTGCCACAGCTTCCTCAATAGGCCCCACCAAGTAGAAAGCCTGCTCAGGGAGGTGGTCATACTCTCCTGCAAAGGAAAAGATATGCAGCAAGTCAGACAACAAACTGTTCAGGAAAAGCAGCAGATTGGCAAACTTGTTTCTGGGCAGCATGAAGTGCTGCCATGCAAATCCGCCCAGTTCCCTTTTGGGGGTTTCCTTCCATGCTAGAGGACAGAAGTGGAAAATCAGTATGAACTGCCTGGAGCCACCTGCAAGCCCATTGTAGGGGGCCATTTATGATTACCTCAATTACCATAAATTGGGTGCAAGTGCAAACTGCTGACATTGTATAGCTGCaggtgtggaatgctctccccagggattaTGCCTTCATTATGCTCCCTTAGGAACCAgttaaaaatgttcctcttcaaccaggctgatTGATcgcctatacccttttaaaagtgtttgtgggaaagggaaggattgttttgttcttgcttttattatgtacttttgtgtttattctgtgaactgtcccgagatcttcggatgaagagcggtataccaatttaataaataaaataccaggACAACTTCTTACCTGCCAGGATCGCTTTGAAGCCCTTGATGGTTTCCTTTAGGGGTACAAGCTTGCCTGCATGGCCAGTGAAAACTTCAGCAACCTGGAAGGGCTGGGACAGAAACCTCTGAATTTTACGGGCACGAGCCACGGTAAGCTTATCCTCTTCAGACAACTCATCCATACCCAAAATAGCAATGATGTCCTGGAGGGACTTGTAGTCCTAGAAAGAACATATGCATGTGACCAAAAGCAGCAAAGGAACCCTGAAGGTGAACAGGCCATGCACCAAATCTACATTCCAGTGGTACTACCAGCCAGGGTAAAGTTTACTGGCATAAACTTGtgcagagatatttttttttgcatgagatATTAAGTAATTGTGTGCCTAATCCACCCTCCTCACCTGCAAAATCTTTTGCACCCCACGGGCCACATCATAATGCTCCTGCCCCACGATATTGGGATCCATGATACGTGAAGTGGAATCTAGAGGGTCCACAGCTGGGTAAATGCCCAATTCAGCAATGGCACGAGACAACACGGTGGTGGCATCCAAGTGGGCAAATGTAGTCGCAGGGGCTGGATCAGTTAAGTCATCAGCTGGCACGTAAATGGCCTGTGAAGAGAGAAGACTTATTAGAGTGCCATATTGCATATGCAAGCAGTTTAAATGTTAACCAcctgaaggaagaaaaacagctgTGTCGGATTCAAGGGGGAGAGCAATTGAATTAAGGGACAGGTTTGTTGTTAAACAAAGCAGTGAACATTGTGGGCAGTTTTGCCATCCTTAGAGAGGACTTGTTTTAACAGTTGTTACCTGCACAGATGTGATAGATCCCTTCCGAGTTGTTGTGATTCTCTCTTGCATGGTACCCATATCAGTTGCTAGAGTAGGCTGGTACCCCACAGCTGAGGGAATTCTGCCCAGCAAGGCAGACACCTGGAAGAGAAGGAATGTGCAGTAATTCAACACCGGTGTGGCTGACAAATGTAAGATCTTCTACCTGTCTGCAAAACAGAACTATTTACACACCTGATACTTACACAGAACTGGCAAGAGCTGTAATTAGTTTTTTTTCTACACATGCTTTAGCCAGGCTTTGTTCATGTGGCCTGCTCTAAGCAGGCAGGAAACGAGTAAGGCAAAAAACAGAGGTCCTAACAGGAAGAAGGCGCCAAGAACTAGAAATTTCTGCCTTCAAGGGGTAGAGGATCCTAAATACACCTGGAGACATCCAACACTCAAGGCAgaaactcactttttaaaaaaagactcagGCCTTCTCACTAGCAAGCTTAATTGAAGCTTCTGATGGAGGGTAACCTAGGACATCCAGCCTTACCTCAGATCCAGCTTGTGTGAAACGGAAAATGTTGTCAATGAAGAGCAGTACATCTTGACCTTCCTGGTCTCTGAAATATTCAGCCACGGTCAATCCAGTTAGAGCAACCCTGGCACGAGCACCAGGTGGCTCATTCATCTGTCCGTAAACAAGTGCGACCTGAAGGATAAGAGGAAATTCATTAACGGGCTAGAAAGTTTCTATGCCCCTCATCAGCCCCTCCCAGGTCACACCAAGGTAGCTTCAAATGACATATGAAAGTATTTCCTCCAAAGGCAGGCACTTGCTACTACAAATGTTAACAAGAAACCCTCTTCAGCCTGTGTACTTCCTATTGAGCATTTGGCGCAAGGTCCGGACCAGATTTTCAGAATTCTATAGACTAGTCTCAAACACAGTGACCAATTTCTGGTGGAAGTTGCAAAATTCTCTTTTGAGATGGCAGATAAAGTCAACCAATACTGAATTCTTGGGGCCTAGATTAGTCCCTTCCCACCTGAATAGCTTGCTCACCTTGGATGTGGTATCCTTCAAGTTGATGACTCCAGATTCAATCATTTCATGGTACAAGTCATTTCCTTCACGAGTTCTTTCCCCAACACCAGCAAACACCGAGTAGCCGCCATGGGCTTTGGCAACATTGTTGATAAGCTCCATGATCAGTACTGTCTTGCCTACACCAGCACCACCAAACAGCCCTGGGAAATAAAGTCAGTTTAGTATTCAGCCTTTTATTATGCACCCTCTACCAttctccttcttttccttctcagAAATAAGAGTGGCTTCAGCAATCTCAGAAGAACGAAAGTCATAAATTTACTCATCAGTGAAGGAAACAAAGCAGTTGTCAGGATTTTAGGTTCTAATAGAAGAGGAACACAAATTGTCGGGGCAGGAAATTTGGGCATTCAAGACATTGACCACACTACCCCAGATAGAACCTATTCAACATGGGTCCTCTGGTAACTTACCAATTTTACCACCCTTGGCATATGGTGCAAGGAGATCTACAACTTTAATGCCAGTCACAAGGATTTCTTGCTCAACACTCATCTCAACAAACGTTGGTGCTTCAGCATGAATAGCAGCAAGTCTGCAAAAAAAGACATTTGGCCAcacattatgaaaaattgtgCTCTTATATTGGGTAATCACAAAGTGTTTACCGATAATTCTTAAATCCAAGCCCCAGTTTAGTATTCACACACTGTGCCTGCTTTAGGCCTAAGAAGTCTGCAACACCATGGTTTCATTGGTGTTTTAATCATAGAAAAACTGCACGTGTCTAGTTTTAGTTCAGTAAGAGTTGGAGCAGAAAAAACAGGATTTGAAATCTATACACTAGGTCCACAAAAAAATGCAATatctaaaatatgtattttgaacaaaactttattaagtttattttaattttctaacATGGAGTGCTAAAACTAATGTGTCAGCTATAGTAATATGTTATACAGGAACTGCTCCGCAGCAGTACAGTTAGCATGCTGCTATTAATATGGTTTATAATTTAGCACTGCATTGCTTAGGGTAGCTCTTAATGGCCAGGAAATGCTGTCCAGAACTTCTAAGAACTGTGAGATTAAAGAATGATCATGAAAGAAATAACATTGCTTCTGCCATAAAATTCTCTAGACCCTCATAAACTGTAGGGGTGCTCTGCTATCTAAGCTCAACAACAGTTGAACATGAAGACAGCAAGAGTTCTATAAAATTGAAAGTATGCTAATTAACATGCTTTTGCTACCAGCCTATGAATGGTTGCCTATCATTTAACCTTCAGATTCACACTTACTGTTTGGTTGTTATTGGGCCTCTTTCATCAATTGGCTCTCCAATCACATTCATGATTCTGCCAAGGGTCTCAGGTCCTACAGGAATTCTGATGGGTGCACCAGAGTCCAAAACTTTTTGGCCTCTCACCAAGCCTTCAGTACCATCCATAGCAATGGTACGAACCGTATTCTCACCTATAATGGAGAACAAACTTTAAGTTGCATTTCTCACTAAGCCCAATGAGTGCAAACAAATTTCAATATTTACAGGGGGGAAATACTCTATGTTAATCCCCTGTGGTAAATTACTAAAGGAAGCTTTACTTCTGTTTGAGAATGACATAAACATTGGGCATGGAAACAATGTACTTTTCAtttaacatacacagagaataGAGCTAaaattcagtacagtggtgccccgctagacgaaaataattcgttctgtgaaaattttcgtctagcgggtttttcgtcttgcggagcggcaatgacagccgcgctccgcaaaacggaaaaaaaaagacgaaaatttttcgtcttgcgaagcagccccatagactttttcgtctagcggggcagccttccgctagacgaatgccttcgtctagcgagtttttcgtctagcgaggcgttcgtctagcggggcaccactgtacattgtgtTAACAGTTTTATGACTGAAAAAGCACTTCAGTAAAGATTTCCTTCAAGATTAGAACATGAAGCTCATTACAATCAGATACCAAGGTCAAGATGGAAAGGCAAGGGATCTCTAGGTTTGAGAATTTCAAATAGGTAATCTGCTCCTTATTGTGTTGGGCCATAAAATGCCAGTGCCCTCAGAAACTCCTACATTCTCCTGGGTTGGAGACTGATAAGTAATTAAAATTGGGCCACAACACTGACCAACACCACCAGTCAACATGACCCACGTCCAGTTACCTTCTGGTCAGCAGTGAATTTAAGATTCCTTCTCAGATCATAAATATGGCTTCAGCAAGCTCAGAAGAACGAAAGTCATTTTACTGATCATCAAGGAAGGAAGTGTTAAAACATGACTAGAGAAAAGCCAAGGAATACAAATGGGGCTTACCTAAGTGCTGTGCTACCTCCAGCACCAGCCGTGTATCTCTGCCTTGCACCTCAAGTGCATTGAGGATCGGCGGCAGGTCATCATCAAACTGGACATCCACCACAGCACCAATGACTGCCACAATGTGCCCAGTGGCAACTCCAGCTTTAGCTGCAGGAGCCGCCTGTGCAGCATAGTTCCGTCCTACAGGACAACCATGGCAGACATGACGATTAAGCAGTTATCACagagcatttccccacccccaaggctGCAAAGGAAGCAAATGTGACCGAAGTTAGCTCAAGACTCCCACCCTTTTGGCCTGGAGAACCCACTGCATCAAGGAGAACTTCAGACTGTGACCTTGTAACCCTCATTTCCAACtccttgaggttaccagtgtgAGACTAAGTAGAGAACAGACTGCTCCCTTTATACACCCATGAGCCAGTTTCCAGCTACAGAGATGCTCCACTCCAGCAATCCATTCCTTTTCTACCTGTCTCCCTGTACACTGCAGACACTCTGCAAGGAAGCTCTCTGTGCCAGCCTAGCTGAGTCCAGCACTGGCAACCCAGACCCCCCCACTCACTACTACAggagcaacccccctccccactttctggcATAACCTTCCCTTAAAGGCCAGGCCCCTTCATACCGGACACCTTGTCGCAGGTGAAAACAGAGGAACTAAGTCCCGCGTGCTTTGGAAACGCTTGCACACCAAGGACCAGGCCTTTACCACCGCCATCCCGACACACTGCGGAAGCCTTTTCCCATCGCCATCTTTGTTGGCTCCCCTGCAACAACCTCCGCTGTTAAAACAGACCCCTTCGCTTCCCAGTTCCAAAAAAACGATCCTTGCCAGGGGCCACGCGTCGCGTGAAAGGGCTGCCTTGCGCTCTCACGCCCACGGGGCTTTCGCGTGCACGCTTCCCCAACCGAAGCGCTAGGATTGCTATGTTAGAAACGCCTCCGAACGACGAttgctgggagggggggcacaGATGCGTGTCGTCCCTCCCGCCCCAAATGGGAACTGAACCCGTCACAGAGACGTATAATATTTAAGATAGCAGGTAAAAAGGATTTGAACACGAACACCGTGGACGTTAAGACTGGGAAATCAAAATGCTAAGGGAATATTGCGtggaaactgaattgaatttgttaaattgcatgaaaatcaattaaaatttaCGACAAAAAAGGAACGGGGCCGTGGGCTAAGTGGGGCTCATCCAGAGGAACCTCTTATGTTTGCCCTCcctgataatgataataataatattattatttagacCCCGACCAtttagctgggtttccccagccactttgggtggatTACAccatatataagaacataataaaaagccTGACTGCAGAGATTTCACTTAAACCAACGGAGAAGGCCCTGCAAACTGCAGAGGAGCAGATTCGGCATAAGGTTTTGCTGGGTCAGTGGGATGCgggtcttccccctcccccccccagccccgcaGGCCCACGCCGTCCTCGCAGCGCTTCACACCCGCCACTAGGCCCCAAGGTGACCCCGCCCTCGGGCGCCTTCCCTCGCCCTCCGCTCACTCACGGGCCTCGGTGGCAGCTGAGGCGACCCCGCCGCGGAGCTTCAGCAGGTCCTGGAGGGGGCTCGGCGCGCTCCGCACGCCCCGCAGCAGGGAGGCGGCCGAAGAGGCGCAGCAGCGACCCGCGAAACCCAACATGGCGGCCACCGGCTGACTGAAAGAGCAACAGCCGCCGACAGCCTCGATCAGCTCCTGCTGAAGGGCGGGATGGCGCGTCCGAATCGGCTATTGGCCGGGGTGTGTTCGGCTCCCTGAAACTTATTGGGTTAGCTGCCTTGTCATTCACCCGCTGGAGCAATCGCGGGGTGGAAAGGGCTAAGCGAAAAGGGAGGTGCCATAGGGGGGGATGTGCCCAGCTGGTAAGTAGCCTATTGGGCCAGGGAACTGCTCTTTCCCACTATAGCTCTCCGCTATAGGTTAGAGCCGACGCCTTTCAAGGAAACCCGGCTTGATCATTGTCCGAAATTGTGGAAGATCCCAACCTTACGGATATGATTAGTCAAAATAAAGGGAGGCGGGTTTAACTTTTAAGCGTATACCAAAGAGACTGGATTGAGCACGTGTCCCAGATTTGTCCTTGCTTTAAACTGGAAGTTTTCAACATTAGGTCGAAGGGacgtctggagggccaccggTAAAAGTGAACCAGTAATTTCAGATTCCAATTAAGTTTGATATAAATCCACGTGTATCTGCAAGAAAGGCTGTGATCCTATTTGAGCACACTGATTTGAATGCGTGTATGGCTGCACCCACCCAGttgctaaaccacagagcctagggcttgccaatcagaaggttggcggttcgaatccctgcgacggggtgagctcctgcccacgtagtagttcaaaagcacacattgcaagtacataaataagtaccactccagcgggaaggtaaacggcgtttacatgcgctgctctggtttgccagaagcagcttagtcatgctggccacatgacctggaagctgtacgctggctcccttagcaaataaagcgagatgagcgccacaacccgtcatctgcgactggacctaatggtcaggggtccctttaccttaaggctGCACATGTGTATTTCCCGGTTGTCACAGATCAAtttcctttctttcattttatttgcacaGCAAGCCCCCAAAGGCAAACTAAGATGAGATGATGATTGGCTAAGACTCAATGGTGAACTTACTAGCTGAATGTTGGACTTTGAATCTAGGTTTCTCCTGCCCAAGTCCATACCGGTAGACACTTTCCCAACTTTTTCAGTATACGGCATCTGAAAACTATTATTGTATAGTATATACTATGACAGAGGCAGAGATTTGAGTTTTCTAATTTTAATTCTCAGACTTATACATTTACGTTACACTGGAAAAACAAATACAAGTAATTGAAGATCCTTATTTTTAGAAATGCAAGCGCCTGACTTCCAAACTCTACTGAGAAATAGCAACTGTGGGGTTGATGAGGACTAGATTGGCAAGTTAAGACAGCCTTTTGAACAGGTCTTTCGGACTTAGCTCTTCTTTGCAACCAGGACTCACAAGGGAAAAAATGAGTCTGCAGCCCTCTACTGCCCTAACAGACATGCACAAGACAGGGAGTCTTATAATCTTATTCAATTATCCTAAAGTCAGAGgagggtgaaggaggaggagtggttTATCAGGAGGAAAGGCACCCATTTTGCCAAGATAAGTAACCCCAGCTCTGGCAGATTTCCATTAACAAAAGACTCTACGGTTAATAAATAAAGGCATCTGGTCACAGAGAGAACCAAGCTTGGAGTTATCATCTGTTCTATATTAGGGAAATGCTCACGAAAAAATACACACTATTTTCTCCCATGAAGAGGCACGCCTTCTAAGCTTGTAGAGCTAAGTCTAACAGAAAAGGGGGCTGAAGGAAGAATCCTGGTTTCCTTTTCTGCTGTGAGAGGCTGTGTTCTAGGTAAACTGGTGTACTGAACCCAGGAGCCAAGGCTGGTTCTGTCTTTGCCCTGGAGATACATGGAAATTAATAAATTAGAACAGGGCGCCTGGATATCAAGACTCCCAGattttctgggagaaaatatgtATTTGGTGCTTTTGGACAGAAAGCCAGTTGCTCATGTTGCCTCTCAATAATGTCAGGTCTTGTAGTCTCATGGATATCAGAGTGCCAGGGTATCCTTGATGAGGCGCCGCATGGTTGTAGTGACAGAGGTTCCAAGTGAGTCAGTGATCTGGTAGGCAATCTTGTACAGGTAGGGCTGGACATCCCGCAGCCCCGTATCAAAGACATTGTCCACCTCAGACTGGGTGGGCATCTTGGGCAGGTACTCATGTCGGTTCATCACTTCTACAATGTTGATGATCTTCTCACAGAGTTTCTCACCAACCTTCTCACGACAGATCTGCCGCTCCTGCTCATTAGCCAGGCTCACCACGTTCACTTTGACTGTCCACACTTCCCATGGGATACACTCGTCAGAGAATGGCCACCGTGATTTCTTCTTCTGGTAGAACTCCAGCGAGACCTGGCCCATCCCATCATTGCCCGAGTTCCGCAGCGCATCCTGGGAATACAGAACCACCAATGAACATTTTACAATGCTGATTCTCAAAGACCTTCACAACATATAGAAATCTCTGCTCCCTGTACCAAGAATCATGCTGTGCATCCACAGTCAAGGTGGATAGACAGTCGTATGGCCAAAATTTCATACGATCAGAAAGCTTTTCAGAACTCTGAAGATCAAGAACGTTTTCTTGACTCGCAAGACTGAGGATTGCTCAAGGCAATATTTGCTAAAAGGAGTTAACTCTGGCTCCAGTCATCAATTGGCTAGATGGCTTTACACTATACAAGACCCTGTCTTTCTACATTCATTCCAATTCTTTCCCTTCAGCCCTATATAGGCATTGTCATTCACTGTGCCTGGcatccattt is from Lacerta agilis isolate rLacAgi1 chromosome 2, rLacAgi1.pri, whole genome shotgun sequence and encodes:
- the LOC117040707 gene encoding ATP synthase subunit beta, mitochondrial — translated: MLGFAGRCCASSAASLLRGVRSAPSPLQDLLKLRGGVASAATEARRNYAAQAAPAAKAGVATGHIVAVIGAVVDVQFDDDLPPILNALEVQGRDTRLVLEVAQHLGENTVRTIAMDGTEGLVRGQKVLDSGAPIRIPVGPETLGRIMNVIGEPIDERGPITTKQLAAIHAEAPTFVEMSVEQEILVTGIKVVDLLAPYAKGGKIGLFGGAGVGKTVLIMELINNVAKAHGGYSVFAGVGERTREGNDLYHEMIESGVINLKDTTSKVALVYGQMNEPPGARARVALTGLTVAEYFRDQEGQDVLLFIDNIFRFTQAGSEVSALLGRIPSAVGYQPTLATDMGTMQERITTTRKGSITSVQAIYVPADDLTDPAPATTFAHLDATTVLSRAIAELGIYPAVDPLDSTSRIMDPNIVGQEHYDVARGVQKILQDYKSLQDIIAILGMDELSEEDKLTVARARKIQRFLSQPFQVAEVFTGHAGKLVPLKETIKGFKAILAGEYDHLPEQAFYLVGPIEEAVAKAEKLAEEH
- the ATG101 gene encoding autophagy-related protein 101 isoform X2 produces the protein MMNCRSEVLEISVEGRQIEEAMLAVLHTILLHRSTGKFHYKKEGTYSIGTVGTQDVDCDFIDFTYVRVTSDELDRALRKAVGEFKDALRNSGNDGMGQVSLEFYQKKKSRWPFSDECIPWEVWTVKVNVVSLANEQERQICREKVGEKLCEKIINIVEVMNRHEYLPKMPTQSEVDNVFDTGLRDVQPYLYKIAYQITDSLGTSVTTTMRRLIKDTLAL
- the ATG101 gene encoding autophagy-related protein 101 isoform X1 encodes the protein MVKLFGLGSISGCGRMNCRSEVLEISVEGRQIEEAMLAVLHTILLHRSTGKFHYKKEGTYSIGTVGTQDVDCDFIDFTYVRVTSDELDRALRKAVGEFKDALRNSGNDGMGQVSLEFYQKKKSRWPFSDECIPWEVWTVKVNVVSLANEQERQICREKVGEKLCEKIINIVEVMNRHEYLPKMPTQSEVDNVFDTGLRDVQPYLYKIAYQITDSLGTSVTTTMRRLIKDTLAL
- the ATG101 gene encoding autophagy-related protein 101 isoform X3, whose amino-acid sequence is MNCRSEVLEISVEGRQIEEAMLAVLHTILLHRSTGKFHYKKEGTYSIGTVGTQDVDCDFIDFTYVRVTSDELDRALRKAVGEFKDALRNSGNDGMGQVSLEFYQKKKSRWPFSDECIPWEVWTVKVNVVSLANEQERQICREKVGEKLCEKIINIVEVMNRHEYLPKMPTQSEVDNVFDTGLRDVQPYLYKIAYQITDSLGTSVTTTMRRLIKDTLAL